From Erwinia pyri, a single genomic window includes:
- a CDS encoding LysR family transcriptional regulator: MSDMENLHAMVIFAKVVETLSFTEAAKLVGVSKSSVSKEIAALEVRLGTKLLQRTTRKIAVTEVGMTWYHYCARILSEVKSADLFIRQYHEEPTGSLRVVAPVTFGCQCIVPVLNQFVANNLHVSVDLDLTDRPVNLVDDNVDLAIVIRRDPPEHPHATPLMDISWGLYAAPDYLRRHPAITQPDDLPRHDFVLFRGPAHTLSLPFRRDKLRRDIEVRSRFRANNSTALVNSAIAQTGIAYLPAYIAREAVNEGRLCAVLPDWEMDLYKSWILTKSESLISPRVRVFIEDLKQALQQER, translated from the coding sequence ATGAGCGACATGGAAAACCTGCATGCCATGGTGATCTTCGCCAAAGTGGTGGAGACGCTCAGCTTTACCGAAGCGGCGAAACTGGTGGGCGTGTCGAAATCCTCCGTCAGTAAAGAGATCGCTGCGCTGGAAGTCCGGCTGGGCACCAAACTGCTGCAACGCACCACCCGTAAAATCGCGGTGACCGAGGTCGGCATGACCTGGTATCACTACTGCGCCCGCATTCTCAGTGAAGTGAAGAGCGCTGACCTGTTTATCCGTCAGTATCATGAAGAGCCAACCGGCAGCCTGCGCGTGGTGGCGCCGGTCACCTTCGGCTGCCAGTGCATAGTGCCGGTGCTTAATCAGTTTGTAGCGAATAACCTGCATGTCAGCGTCGATCTTGACCTCACCGACCGCCCTGTGAATCTGGTGGATGACAATGTGGACCTGGCGATTGTGATCCGGCGCGATCCGCCTGAACATCCCCACGCTACGCCGCTGATGGATATCAGCTGGGGCTTGTATGCCGCGCCTGACTATCTCAGGCGCCACCCGGCGATTACCCAACCGGACGACCTCCCCCGTCACGACTTTGTTCTGTTTCGCGGCCCGGCCCATACGCTTTCGCTGCCTTTTCGTCGTGACAAGCTCAGGCGGGACATTGAGGTGCGCAGCCGCTTTCGCGCCAACAACAGCACTGCGCTGGTCAACTCCGCCATTGCGCAGACCGGCATCGCCTATCTTCCGGCCTATATTGCCAGGGAAGCCGTCAATGAGGGCAGGCTGTGTGCTGTGTTACCCGACTGGGAAATGGATCTCTACAAATCGTGGATCCTGACTAAAAGCGAGAGTCTGATTTCACCGCGCGTCAGGGTGTTTATTGAGGATTTAAAGCAGGCTTTGCAGCAGGAGAGATAA
- a CDS encoding MFS transporter, with amino-acid sequence MAPVVNKSAALHSESLADEDDSLVSSPEIDSINKTYITRGTRRFMHATLALFCAGLSTFAVLYCVQPILPVFSQSFNLTPAQSSLSLSVTTAMMALGLLVTGPLSDAIGRKSVMSVSLLLAAFFTLICAMMSSWEGVLAMRALTGLALSGVAAVAMTWLSEELHPVFLSFSMGLYISGNSIGGLVGRLSTGMLADHFSWNVSLFVVGLFALAAAALFFRLLPPSQHFRACSLRPHKLLVNFMFQWRDMGLPMLFLIGFVLMGSFVTLFNYVSYRFLAAPFSLSQTVVGLLSVVYLTGTYSSPRAGMMTVKYGRGVVLMGSLMLMLTGLLATQFTTLVLVLPGLMLFAAGFFAAHSVASSWVGHRARRARGQASSLYLFFYYLGSSVAGTLGGVFWHGWGWMGVSAFVAVMLLGGLWLANRLRKIPVLVKKVR; translated from the coding sequence GTGGCACCGGTAGTAAATAAATCCGCAGCGTTGCACTCGGAAAGTCTTGCTGATGAAGATGACAGTTTAGTTTCCTCCCCCGAAATCGATTCCATCAATAAAACCTATATTACCCGCGGCACGCGTCGCTTTATGCACGCCACGCTGGCACTGTTTTGTGCCGGGCTTTCAACATTTGCCGTCCTCTACTGTGTCCAACCGATCCTTCCTGTCTTCTCCCAGAGCTTTAACCTGACGCCTGCCCAGAGCAGCCTGTCGCTCTCGGTGACCACAGCAATGATGGCGCTGGGTCTGCTGGTGACCGGCCCGCTGTCAGACGCCATCGGGCGGAAATCGGTGATGTCGGTGTCGCTTTTGCTGGCGGCGTTCTTCACCCTGATCTGCGCCATGATGAGTAGCTGGGAAGGCGTGCTGGCGATGCGCGCGCTGACCGGACTTGCCTTAAGCGGCGTTGCTGCGGTGGCCATGACCTGGCTCAGCGAGGAGCTGCATCCCGTCTTCCTCTCCTTTTCGATGGGGCTCTATATCAGCGGCAACTCCATTGGCGGGCTGGTTGGCAGGCTCTCGACAGGGATGCTGGCCGATCACTTTTCCTGGAACGTCTCGCTGTTTGTTGTAGGCCTGTTTGCGCTGGCAGCCGCAGCGCTGTTCTTCCGTCTGCTGCCTCCTTCTCAGCACTTTCGCGCCTGTTCGCTGCGGCCCCATAAGCTGCTGGTAAACTTTATGTTCCAGTGGCGGGATATGGGGCTGCCGATGCTGTTCCTGATCGGGTTCGTGCTGATGGGCAGCTTCGTCACGCTGTTCAACTATGTCAGCTACCGTTTTCTGGCCGCCCCTTTTTCTCTCAGCCAGACGGTGGTTGGTCTGCTCTCAGTGGTTTACCTGACCGGCACCTACAGCTCGCCGCGCGCCGGGATGATGACGGTAAAATATGGTCGCGGCGTCGTCCTGATGGGATCGCTGATGCTGATGCTGACTGGCCTGCTGGCTACCCAGTTCACCACCCTGGTGCTGGTGCTGCCCGGGCTGATGTTGTTTGCGGCGGGCTTTTTTGCTGCGCACTCTGTGGCCAGTAGCTGGGTTGGGCATCGCGCACGTCGTGCCAGAGGCCAGGCTTCCTCTCTCTATCTGTTCTTTTATTATCTCGGCTCCAGCGTTGCGGGCACGCTGGGCGGCGTGTTCTGGCACGGTTGGGGCTGGATGGGCGTCTCGGCATTTGTCGCCGTTATGCTGCTGGGCGGCCTGTGGCTGGCTAACAGGCTGCGCAAGATCCCCGTTCTGGTGAAAAAAGTGCGATAA
- the pepE gene encoding dipeptidase PepE, with protein MKLLLLSNSASPGLRYLEHAVPLVGRDLKPGQKVVFIPFAGVTQSWDTYTDKVRDAFRDLNIEIVGVHTLSDPQAAIAAADAIMVGGGNTFNLLKECRARGLLQPIAEAVKTDTFYVGWSAGSNLACPTIRTTNDMPIVDPGGFDALNLFPRQINPHFTNALPTGHQGETREQRIRELLALSPELEVIGLPEGNWIEMNGDQAYAYGPHPTLLFKAGEEAITLPAGEPLL; from the coding sequence ATGAAACTGCTGTTATTAAGTAATTCTGCGTCACCCGGTTTGCGCTACCTTGAGCATGCCGTCCCGCTGGTCGGACGCGATCTGAAACCGGGACAGAAAGTGGTGTTTATTCCTTTCGCCGGGGTTACGCAGAGCTGGGATACCTACACCGATAAAGTGCGTGACGCTTTTCGCGATCTGAATATTGAGATCGTCGGGGTCCACACGCTCTCCGATCCGCAGGCGGCGATCGCAGCAGCTGATGCCATTATGGTAGGCGGCGGCAACACCTTTAATTTGCTGAAAGAGTGCCGTGCACGCGGCCTGCTGCAACCCATTGCCGAAGCGGTGAAAACGGATACCTTCTATGTTGGCTGGAGCGCTGGCTCCAACCTCGCCTGCCCCACTATCCGCACCACCAACGATATGCCCATTGTCGATCCGGGCGGCTTTGATGCGCTGAACCTCTTCCCACGCCAGATCAACCCCCATTTCACCAATGCGCTGCCAACGGGGCATCAGGGCGAAACGCGCGAACAGCGCATCCGCGAGCTGCTGGCGCTCTCGCCAGAGCTGGAGGTGATTGGCCTGCCGGAAGGAAACTGGATCGAGATGAACGGTGACCAGGCTTATGCTTATGGCCCTCATCCGACGCTGCTGTTTAAAGCGGGTGAAGAGGCTATCACGCTGCCAGCCGGCGAGCCGCTGCTCTGA
- a CDS encoding ABC transporter substrate-binding protein — MKKFVLTALVLFAASASAAEPLRFGVDPTFPPFESKAPDGSLRGFDIEMGNAICHQMQVKCVWVQTGYDGIIPALQARKFDAILSAMAMTDKRRQQVAFTDMLYNTPSALVTKKNSGLTPDAAALKGKTVGVAQGTTQETYAKAVWASAGIQVVSYPNQEEIWPDLASGRVEATLTSAAAAETGFLKSPQGKDYQISGNTLYNKEYFGEGVGIGLRKEDTKRVAEINAALAELHKNGTYDKLAKKYFSFDVYHLQK, encoded by the coding sequence ATGAAAAAATTTGTCCTCACTGCTCTGGTGCTGTTTGCCGCCAGCGCCTCTGCCGCCGAGCCGCTGCGCTTTGGCGTTGACCCCACTTTTCCCCCTTTTGAATCCAAAGCGCCGGATGGCAGCCTGCGCGGGTTTGATATTGAGATGGGCAACGCAATTTGCCATCAGATGCAGGTGAAGTGCGTTTGGGTACAAACGGGTTACGACGGCATTATTCCCGCCCTACAGGCGCGTAAATTTGATGCCATCCTCTCGGCAATGGCGATGACCGACAAGCGCCGCCAGCAGGTAGCGTTCACCGATATGCTTTACAACACCCCCAGCGCGCTGGTGACGAAAAAGAATAGCGGTCTGACGCCGGATGCTGCTGCGCTAAAAGGCAAAACGGTCGGCGTGGCGCAGGGCACGACGCAGGAAACTTACGCTAAAGCTGTCTGGGCTTCCGCAGGCATCCAGGTGGTCTCTTATCCTAATCAGGAAGAGATCTGGCCAGATTTGGCTTCCGGACGCGTGGAGGCGACGCTGACCAGTGCCGCAGCGGCGGAAACGGGCTTCCTGAAATCTCCGCAGGGCAAGGATTACCAGATCAGCGGCAACACGCTCTATAACAAAGAGTATTTTGGTGAAGGCGTGGGGATTGGTCTGCGTAAAGAGGATACCAAACGGGTTGCCGAGATTAACGCCGCGCTGGCGGAACTGCATAAAAATGGCACTTACGACAAGCTGGCGAAGAAATATTTCAGCTTTGATGTTTACCACCTGCAGAAGTGA
- a CDS encoding DUF2817 domain-containing protein, which produces MRSLPDYSAQRARFLAAVARAGGANTAYPHPLSGPHGETLFTDVAVVGDPAAQKLMLIVSGTHGVEGYYGSESQIAWLETVKAAAMPDNVALVMVHLINPWGTAHLRRVNEDNADLNRNFINFVAGPPDNHAYGELHAVYTCRDIDGPERAQADALLLEKRQTLGWAGVKRIVEAGQYQYADGIFYGGQQASWSHLTMKTIIDHHLSRAKEIVSFDLHTGAGAYGHPMLMAIAEHDYPALQQARAIFGAWLTVLITGAGRDSETGVTATATGYLSQFMLDNLPQTQLLQLVVECGTLEGEEMHRRVRNDHWLHLFGDPASEQGLQIKRDLFDGFYPDDPDWQVTIALRTRQIFVRAWTALTQPDAHPVR; this is translated from the coding sequence ATGCGATCTCTTCCTGATTACAGCGCGCAGCGGGCGCGCTTTCTGGCCGCCGTAGCGAGAGCGGGTGGGGCGAATACCGCTTATCCGCATCCTCTCTCCGGACCGCATGGCGAAACATTATTTACCGATGTTGCGGTAGTGGGCGATCCCGCCGCGCAAAAGCTGATGCTTATTGTCTCCGGCACGCATGGCGTGGAGGGCTATTACGGCTCAGAGAGCCAGATAGCCTGGCTGGAAACGGTTAAGGCTGCAGCGATGCCGGACAACGTGGCGCTGGTGATGGTGCATCTGATTAACCCCTGGGGCACCGCCCATTTACGTCGGGTGAATGAAGATAATGCCGATCTCAACCGTAACTTCATCAATTTCGTGGCTGGGCCGCCCGATAATCACGCATATGGTGAACTGCACGCCGTGTATACCTGCCGCGATATTGACGGGCCGGAGCGGGCGCAGGCGGATGCGCTGCTGCTGGAGAAACGGCAAACATTGGGCTGGGCAGGTGTTAAGCGCATTGTTGAGGCCGGACAGTATCAGTATGCCGACGGCATCTTCTATGGCGGGCAGCAGGCGAGCTGGTCGCATCTTACGATGAAAACCATTATTGACCATCATCTGTCCCGGGCGAAAGAGATCGTCAGTTTCGACCTGCATACCGGCGCGGGCGCTTACGGTCATCCGATGCTGATGGCGATAGCAGAGCATGACTATCCGGCGCTGCAGCAGGCCAGAGCGATCTTTGGCGCCTGGTTAACGGTGCTGATTACCGGCGCAGGCCGCGACAGCGAAACGGGCGTAACCGCCACGGCCACCGGCTACCTCTCTCAGTTTATGCTGGATAATTTGCCGCAAACGCAGCTGCTTCAGCTGGTGGTAGAGTGCGGGACGCTGGAAGGCGAAGAGATGCATCGCCGCGTGCGTAACGATCACTGGCTGCATCTGTTTGGCGATCCGGCCAGCGAACAGGGATTGCAGATCAAGCGGGATCTTTTCGACGGCTTCTATCCTGACGATCCTGACTGGCAGGTAACGATCGCGCTGCGTACCCGACAGATCTTCGTCAGGGCATGGACGGCGTTAACGCAGCCCGATGCTCACCCTGTGCGTTAA
- a CDS encoding helix-turn-helix domain-containing protein yields MISEALASSQQLMNRVPLLAGSQQREDYEQALQLAEYLVENDPDNPLLALLCDKIDLYESLSSEFAAFNARLKAIHTGVGVLRTLIDQYQLKLSDFEQEIGKKSLVSRILSGDRKLTIEHIRALSRRFGVPVELFIDK; encoded by the coding sequence ATGATCTCTGAAGCGCTTGCCAGTTCGCAGCAGCTTATGAACAGGGTTCCCCTGTTGGCCGGAAGCCAGCAACGTGAAGATTATGAACAGGCTTTGCAGCTGGCCGAATATCTGGTGGAGAACGATCCGGATAACCCATTGCTGGCATTGCTGTGCGATAAAATCGATCTTTATGAAAGCCTCTCTTCGGAATTTGCGGCCTTCAATGCTCGTCTCAAAGCTATTCATACAGGCGTTGGGGTACTTCGTACCCTGATCGATCAGTATCAGCTTAAACTGAGTGATTTCGAGCAGGAAATAGGTAAAAAGTCGCTGGTGAGCCGTATTTTAAGCGGCGATCGCAAGCTGACAATTGAACATATCAGGGCATTATCCCGCCGTTTCGGGGTGCCGGTTGAGCTGTTTATTGATAAGTGA
- a CDS encoding alpha,alpha-trehalase translates to MLLLVINTAGCVVRPEYYTKRFFRNYSDNIVDINWHQEVFITFNQNDLIIDNNQTDFEAYYHDYEAGLDANIEPQPEPIRGLPAPDILTPSDRYQELFEAVQTSRIFTDSKTFADCAPKIEPERILYRYFIQREREDFNLLAFVLENFDLPRVHDSRYVSDPNKSMSEHIDSLWPVLTRQPEKHSEFSSLLPLPEPYVVPGGRFGETYYWDSYFSMLGFAASGRTDLLKNMADNFAWMIDTYGHIPNGNRTYYLSRSQPPVFAMMVELFEKDGVNEAHRYLKHLKREHAFWMDGQESLTPNEAYRHVVMLSDGSVLNRYWDDRDTPRDESWIEDVETARNSARPSGEVYRDLRAGAASGWDFSSRWLSEPGRLESIQTTSIVPVDLNAFLYKLETTIARLSAEKKDQVTAELFQQKAVRRREILDKYLWDAEAGLYRDYNWREREKGAFSAASVTPLYVGMASLDQATQTAAAIRSHLLAPGGVLCTVEETGEQWDRPNGWAPMQWMAIKGFNNYGEELLAKEIATRWLQVVGATYHRHHKMVEKYNVAGRAPVLAGGGEYPLQDGFGWTNGVTRRLLAMYPDAAPQR, encoded by the coding sequence GTGTTATTACTGGTAATAAATACAGCGGGTTGCGTTGTGAGACCAGAGTACTATACTAAGCGCTTCTTTCGAAATTACAGCGATAACATTGTCGATATCAATTGGCATCAGGAGGTTTTTATCACTTTTAACCAAAATGACCTAATCATTGACAATAATCAGACTGACTTTGAAGCTTATTATCATGACTACGAAGCTGGTCTGGACGCTAACATTGAGCCACAACCGGAGCCGATTCGCGGTCTCCCCGCTCCAGATATCCTGACGCCTTCCGATCGCTATCAGGAACTGTTTGAGGCAGTGCAAACGTCGCGGATATTTACCGACAGTAAAACGTTTGCGGACTGCGCACCGAAAATCGAACCGGAAAGAATTTTATATCGCTATTTTATTCAGCGTGAGCGCGAAGATTTTAACCTTCTGGCGTTTGTGCTGGAGAATTTCGATCTGCCGCGGGTGCATGACAGCCGATATGTTTCCGATCCCAATAAGAGCATGAGTGAGCATATTGACTCGTTGTGGCCGGTATTAACCCGTCAGCCGGAGAAGCATTCAGAATTCTCTTCGCTGCTGCCGTTGCCCGAGCCTTATGTGGTGCCGGGTGGCCGCTTTGGCGAGACCTATTACTGGGACTCTTACTTCAGCATGCTGGGCTTTGCCGCCAGCGGCCGCACCGATCTGCTTAAAAACATGGCGGACAATTTCGCCTGGATGATCGATACCTACGGGCATATTCCGAACGGCAACCGGACTTACTATCTGAGCCGCTCACAGCCACCGGTCTTTGCCATGATGGTGGAGCTGTTTGAGAAGGATGGCGTGAATGAAGCGCATCGCTATCTGAAGCACCTTAAGCGGGAACATGCGTTCTGGATGGATGGCCAGGAGTCGCTGACGCCAAACGAAGCGTATCGCCACGTGGTGATGCTCTCTGACGGCTCGGTGCTGAACCGCTACTGGGACGATCGCGATACGCCGCGTGATGAGTCGTGGATTGAGGATGTCGAAACAGCCAGAAATTCCGCGCGTCCTTCCGGCGAGGTTTATCGTGACCTGCGCGCAGGGGCTGCCTCTGGCTGGGACTTCTCCTCACGCTGGCTGAGTGAGCCTGGCCGTCTGGAGAGTATCCAGACCACCAGCATCGTGCCGGTGGATCTCAATGCGTTTCTCTACAAGCTGGAAACCACCATTGCGCGGCTGTCGGCGGAGAAGAAAGACCAGGTAACGGCTGAACTTTTCCAGCAGAAGGCTGTGCGCCGCCGTGAGATCCTGGACAAATATCTCTGGGATGCCGAAGCGGGTCTGTACCGCGATTACAACTGGCGTGAACGCGAAAAGGGTGCGTTTTCTGCAGCTTCAGTGACGCCTCTGTATGTGGGAATGGCGAGCCTGGATCAGGCCACGCAGACCGCGGCCGCTATCCGTTCGCATCTGCTTGCCCCTGGCGGTGTGCTCTGCACAGTTGAAGAGACAGGCGAGCAGTGGGACAGACCTAACGGCTGGGCACCAATGCAGTGGATGGCGATCAAGGGCTTCAACAATTATGGCGAAGAGCTGCTGGCGAAGGAAATTGCCACCCGCTGGCTGCAGGTAGTGGGTGCAACCTACCATCGCCACCATAAAATGGTTGAAAAATATAACGTTGCCGGACGTGCGCCGGTACTGGCAGGCGGCGGTGAATACCCGCTGCAGGATGGATTTGGCTGGACCAACGGCGTGACGCGCCGTCTGTTAGCGATGTATCCGGACGCCGCACCACAGCGTTAA